A part of Geotrypetes seraphini chromosome 9, aGeoSer1.1, whole genome shotgun sequence genomic DNA contains:
- the LOC117366485 gene encoding G-protein coupled receptor 55-like isoform X1 translates to MRSLAKYLTSCSLELIQTMENQGISQQVELFQIIVYIPTFILGLLFNIMALWMVFVKIKKWMESTTYVVTLIIVDTLLLFTLPFKMYAYNWRDNWKLGSMFCSFLESLYFVNMYGSILISMCICVDRYIAIRYPFCSQILRSPKKAMAACFIVCIIVWSGSSVFIYKLHESNNGTGTQCFYGFSNTTWTNTSLVAMLETVFLSSVIIMTFCTANIIVSLRKKIESKTQTSLGNKSLKIVTANLATFVVCFTPFHISIFLYYLVKSNVLSSTLYLPLRTFVQVSLCVANINCFLDAICYYLVFKEFLKSVPQNRLIRGRN, encoded by the coding sequence TTAATCCAAACGATGGAGAACCAGGGAATCAGTCAACAAGTAGAACTGTTCCAAATCATTGTATATATTCCAACATTCATTCTGGGATTACTCTTTAATATTATGGCTTTATGGATGGTTTTTGTTAAGATCAAGAAATGGATGGAATCAACAACCTATGTGGTAACACTGATTATTGTAGACACTCTTCTGCTTTTTACTCTTCCTTTTAAGATGTACGCTTATAACTGGAGAGATAACTGGAAGTTGGGATCAATGTTTTGCTCTTTCCTGGAAAGCCTTTACTTTGTAAACATGTATGGGAGCATTTTGATCTCCATGTGCATATGTGTGGACCGATACATTGCCATCAGGTACCCTTTCTGCTCCCAAATACTGAGATCACCTAAGAAAGCTATGGCGGCCTGTTTCATAGTCTGCATCATTGTTTGGAGTGGATCAAGTGTTTTCATTTATAAACTGCATGAAAGCAACAACGGTACTGGGACTCAGTGCTTCTATGGGTTTTCTAATACCACTTGGACAAACACAAGTTTGGTTGCTATGCTGGAAACTGTTTTCCTGAGCAGCGTTATAATAATGACATTTTGCACAGCTAATATCATTGTATCTCTGAGGAAGAAAATAGAATCAAAAACTCAAACTTCCCTTGGTAATAAATCATTAAAAATTGTAACGGCAAATTTGGCAACCTTTGTGGTCTGTTTTACACCTTTTCACATATCAATATTCTTATATTATTTAGTAAAAAGTAATGTTTTATCTTCCACTTTGTATCTTCCACTGCGCACATTTGTTCAAGTTAGTCTCTGCGTGGCCAATATTAACTGTTTCCTGGATGCAATCTGCTATTATCTTGTCTTTAAGGAGTTTTTAAAATCTGTCCCTCAAAACAGATTGATCAGAGGTAGGAATTAA
- the LOC117366485 gene encoding G-protein coupled receptor 55-like isoform X2 yields the protein MENQGISQQVELFQIIVYIPTFILGLLFNIMALWMVFVKIKKWMESTTYVVTLIIVDTLLLFTLPFKMYAYNWRDNWKLGSMFCSFLESLYFVNMYGSILISMCICVDRYIAIRYPFCSQILRSPKKAMAACFIVCIIVWSGSSVFIYKLHESNNGTGTQCFYGFSNTTWTNTSLVAMLETVFLSSVIIMTFCTANIIVSLRKKIESKTQTSLGNKSLKIVTANLATFVVCFTPFHISIFLYYLVKSNVLSSTLYLPLRTFVQVSLCVANINCFLDAICYYLVFKEFLKSVPQNRLIRGRN from the coding sequence ATGGAGAACCAGGGAATCAGTCAACAAGTAGAACTGTTCCAAATCATTGTATATATTCCAACATTCATTCTGGGATTACTCTTTAATATTATGGCTTTATGGATGGTTTTTGTTAAGATCAAGAAATGGATGGAATCAACAACCTATGTGGTAACACTGATTATTGTAGACACTCTTCTGCTTTTTACTCTTCCTTTTAAGATGTACGCTTATAACTGGAGAGATAACTGGAAGTTGGGATCAATGTTTTGCTCTTTCCTGGAAAGCCTTTACTTTGTAAACATGTATGGGAGCATTTTGATCTCCATGTGCATATGTGTGGACCGATACATTGCCATCAGGTACCCTTTCTGCTCCCAAATACTGAGATCACCTAAGAAAGCTATGGCGGCCTGTTTCATAGTCTGCATCATTGTTTGGAGTGGATCAAGTGTTTTCATTTATAAACTGCATGAAAGCAACAACGGTACTGGGACTCAGTGCTTCTATGGGTTTTCTAATACCACTTGGACAAACACAAGTTTGGTTGCTATGCTGGAAACTGTTTTCCTGAGCAGCGTTATAATAATGACATTTTGCACAGCTAATATCATTGTATCTCTGAGGAAGAAAATAGAATCAAAAACTCAAACTTCCCTTGGTAATAAATCATTAAAAATTGTAACGGCAAATTTGGCAACCTTTGTGGTCTGTTTTACACCTTTTCACATATCAATATTCTTATATTATTTAGTAAAAAGTAATGTTTTATCTTCCACTTTGTATCTTCCACTGCGCACATTTGTTCAAGTTAGTCTCTGCGTGGCCAATATTAACTGTTTCCTGGATGCAATCTGCTATTATCTTGTCTTTAAGGAGTTTTTAAAATCTGTCCCTCAAAACAGATTGATCAGAGGTAGGAATTAA